Proteins found in one Thermaerobacter subterraneus DSM 13965 genomic segment:
- a CDS encoding alpha/beta-type small acid-soluble spore protein produces the protein MALGQKTNRLLIKEAHPALDNLKYEIAAELGLPVHQGSEDYWGDIPARQAGAVGGHMVRRMIALAEQALASGQALPPDPKK, from the coding sequence ATGGCGTTGGGTCAGAAGACCAACCGGCTGCTGATCAAGGAAGCGCACCCGGCCCTGGACAACCTGAAGTACGAGATTGCGGCCGAGCTGGGCTTGCCCGTTCACCAGGGTTCCGAAGACTACTGGGGTGATATTCCCGCCCGCCAGGCGGGTGCCGTCGGCGGCCACATGGTGCGGCGGATGATCGCCCTGGCCGAGCAGGCGCTGGCCAGTGGCCAGGCGCTGCCGCCGGACCCGAAGAAGTAA
- a CDS encoding ASCH domain-containing protein has protein sequence MKALNFYSTVYQANLLAAEKRCTIRLGDKRDKYREGDLVWVTYGNRFEPRQKLFTAVIDRVVVKPLGQLTAAELAAEDPNLKSPGELAGFLERIYDRPVSLDETVSAVFFSRVLE, from the coding sequence TTGAAGGCACTGAATTTCTACTCCACGGTCTACCAGGCCAATTTGCTGGCGGCGGAAAAGCGCTGCACCATCCGCCTGGGCGACAAGCGCGACAAGTACCGCGAAGGCGATCTGGTCTGGGTGACCTACGGCAACCGCTTCGAACCCCGACAGAAGCTTTTCACGGCGGTGATCGACCGGGTGGTGGTCAAGCCCCTGGGGCAGCTGACGGCGGCGGAGCTGGCGGCGGAAGACCCCAACCTGAAAAGCCCCGGGGAACTGGCGGGCTTCCTGGAACGGATCTACGACCGCCCGGTCTCCCTGGACGAAACCGTCAGCGCCGTCTTCTTCTCCCGTGTCCTGGAATGA